The following proteins come from a genomic window of Streptococcus oralis:
- a CDS encoding HU family DNA-binding protein: protein MANKQDLIAKVAEVTELTKKDSAAAVDAVFAAVTEYLAAGEKVQLIGFGNFEVRERAARKGRNPQTGKEIKIAASKVPAFKAGKALKDAVK from the coding sequence ATGGCAAACAAACAAGATTTGATCGCTAAAGTAGCAGAAGTTACAGAATTGACTAAGAAAGATTCAGCAGCAGCAGTTGACGCTGTATTTGCAGCAGTAACTGAATATCTTGCAGCTGGTGAAAAAGTTCAATTGATCGGTTTTGGTAACTTTGAAGTTCGTGAGCGTGCTGCACGTAAAGGTCGCAACCCACAAACTGGTAAAGAAATCAAAATCGCAGCTTCTAAAGTTCCAGCATTCAAAGCTGGTAAAGCTCTTAAAGACGCTGTTAAATAA
- a CDS encoding cysteine desulfurase: MLDVEAIRKDFPILDQIVNDEPLVYLDNAATTQKPLAVLETINRYYEQDNANVHRGVHTLAERATASYEAARETIRKFINAGSTKEVLFTRGTTTSLNWVARFAEEILTEGDQVLISVMEHHSNIIPWQEACRKTGAELVYVYLKDGALDMDDLRAKLTDKVKFVSLAHASNVLGVVNPIKEITQLAHQVGAIMVVDGAQSTPHMKIDVQDLDVDFFAFSGHKMAGPTGIGVLYGKEKYLEQMSPVEFGGEMIDFVYEQSASWKELPWKFEAGTPNMAGAIGLAAAVDYLEKIGMDAIEAHEQELISYVFPKLQAIEGLTIYGSQNLAQRSGVIAFNLGDLHPHDLATALDYEGVAVRAGHHCAQPLLQYLDVPATARASFYIYNTKADCDKLVDALQKTKEFFNGTF; the protein is encoded by the coding sequence ATGTTAGATGTAGAAGCGATTCGCAAGGATTTTCCAATTTTAGACCAGATTGTCAACGATGAACCTCTGGTCTATCTGGACAATGCTGCGACGACACAAAAACCACTAGCAGTTCTGGAAACAATCAACCGCTACTATGAGCAGGACAATGCCAATGTTCACCGTGGTGTCCATACCTTGGCGGAGCGGGCGACAGCTTCCTATGAGGCGGCTCGTGAAACCATTCGTAAGTTTATCAATGCAGGCTCTACAAAGGAAGTTCTCTTTACCAGAGGAACGACAACCAGCCTTAACTGGGTGGCACGCTTTGCTGAGGAAATCCTGACTGAGGGAGACCAGGTCTTGATTTCAGTAATGGAACACCATTCCAATATCATTCCTTGGCAGGAAGCTTGTCGCAAGACTGGGGCAGAGCTTGTCTATGTTTATCTCAAGGACGGAGCTCTGGATATGGATGACTTGCGCGCTAAATTGACGGACAAGGTCAAGTTTGTTTCGCTAGCTCATGCCTCTAATGTCCTTGGTGTGGTTAATCCTATCAAAGAAATCACTCAATTAGCCCACCAAGTTGGAGCTATTATGGTGGTGGATGGTGCTCAGTCTACGCCCCATATGAAGATTGATGTCCAGGACTTGGATGTGGACTTCTTTGCTTTTTCAGGTCACAAGATGGCTGGACCAACTGGTATTGGTGTTCTTTACGGTAAAGAAAAGTATCTGGAACAAATGTCACCAGTTGAGTTTGGTGGCGAGATGATTGATTTCGTCTATGAGCAATCTGCTAGTTGGAAGGAATTGCCTTGGAAATTTGAGGCTGGAACGCCAAATATGGCAGGAGCTATCGGGCTTGCTGCTGCAGTGGATTATCTGGAAAAGATTGGTATGGATGCCATTGAAGCTCATGAACAGGAATTAATCTCATACGTATTTCCAAAACTGCAGGCCATTGAAGGATTGACTATCTACGGTTCACAGAACTTGGCTCAACGTTCAGGTGTCATTGCTTTTAACTTAGGGGATCTTCATCCTCACGATCTTGCGACGGCTCTGGATTATGAAGGAGTAGCTGTTCGTGCTGGTCACCACTGTGCACAACCCTTGCTTCAGTATTTGGATGTCCCAGCAACAGCTCGCGCAAGTTTTTATATCTACAATACCAAGGCAGATTGCGACAAGCTAGTCGATGCCTTACAAAAGACAAAGGAGTTTTTCAATGGCACTTTCTAA
- the gyrA gene encoding DNA gyrase subunit A produces the protein MQDRNLVNVNLTKEMKTSFIDYAMSVIVARALPDVRDGLKPVHRRILYGMNELGVTPDKPHKKSARITGDVMGKYHPHGDSSIYEAMVRMAQWWSYRYMLVDGHGNFGSMDGDGAAAQRYTEARMSKIALEMLRDINKNTVDFVDNYDANEREPLVLPARFPNLLVNGATGIAVGMATNIPPHNLGETIDAVKLVMDNPEVTTKDLMEVLPGPDFPTGALVMGKSGIHKAYETGKGSIVLRSRTEIETTKTGRERIVVTEFPYMVNKTKVHEHIVRLAQEKRIEGITAVRDESNREGVRFIIEVKRDASANVILNNLFKMTQMQTNFGFNMLAIQNGVPKILSLRQILDAYIEHQKEVVVRRTRFDKEKAEARAHILEGLLIALDHIDEVIRIIRASETDAEAQAELMSKFKLSERQSQAILDMRLRRLTGLERDKIQSEYDELIALIADLTDILAKPERVVQIIKDELDEVKRKFGDKRRTELMVGEVLTLEDEDLIEESDVLITLSNKGYIKRLDQGEFTAQKRGGRGVQGTGVKDDDFVRELVSTSTHDHLLFFTNKGRVYRLKGYEIPEYGRTAKGLPVVNLLKLDEGESIQTIINVKSERSDDAYLFFTTRHGIVKRTSVKEFANIRQNGLKALNLKDEDELINVLLTEEDTDIIIGTKFGYAVRFNQSAVRGMSRIATGVRGVNLRDGDTVVGASVITDQDEVLIITEKGYGKRTLATEYPTKGRGGKGTKTANVAEKNGPLAGLLTVKGNEDLMIITDTGVMIRTNVANISQTGRSTMGVKVMRLDQDAKIVTFTTVDAVEKEEVGTENETEGKA, from the coding sequence ATGCAGGATAGAAATTTAGTGAATGTCAATCTGACAAAGGAGATGAAGACCAGCTTTATCGATTACGCTATGAGTGTTATCGTTGCGCGGGCTCTTCCTGATGTTCGAGATGGTTTAAAACCTGTTCACCGCCGTATTCTTTACGGAATGAATGAACTAGGTGTTACACCAGACAAACCTCATAAAAAATCAGCCCGTATTACAGGGGATGTTATGGGTAAATACCACCCACACGGGGATTCATCTATTTATGAAGCCATGGTTCGTATGGCTCAGTGGTGGAGCTACCGTTACATGCTTGTAGATGGACATGGAAACTTTGGTTCCATGGACGGGGATGGTGCCGCCGCACAGCGTTACACTGAGGCTCGTATGAGCAAGATTGCTCTTGAAATGCTTCGTGACATCAATAAAAACACAGTTGATTTCGTAGACAACTACGATGCTAACGAACGTGAACCCTTGGTTTTGCCAGCTCGTTTTCCAAACCTTTTGGTCAATGGGGCAACTGGTATCGCTGTTGGGATGGCAACCAATATCCCACCTCACAACTTGGGTGAAACCATTGATGCAGTGAAGTTGGTCATGGACAATCCTGAAGTGACGACTAAGGACTTGATGGAAGTTTTACCTGGTCCAGATTTTCCAACTGGTGCCCTTGTCATGGGGAAATCAGGTATCCATAAGGCTTATGAGACTGGTAAGGGTTCGATTGTCCTCCGTTCTCGAACAGAGATTGAGACGACTAAGACAGGGCGTGAGCGCATCGTGGTAACAGAATTTCCTTATATGGTCAATAAAACCAAGGTACATGAGCATATCGTTCGTTTGGCGCAAGAAAAACGAATTGAGGGCATTACAGCTGTACGTGATGAGTCTAACCGCGAAGGCGTTCGCTTCATTATCGAAGTGAAGCGTGATGCTTCTGCAAATGTCATCCTCAATAACCTCTTCAAGATGACGCAGATGCAAACCAACTTTGGTTTCAATATGCTTGCTATTCAAAATGGCGTACCAAAAATCTTATCTCTTCGCCAAATTTTGGATGCTTATATTGAACACCAAAAAGAAGTAGTTGTTCGTCGTACCCGTTTTGACAAGGAAAAGGCAGAAGCGCGTGCGCACATCTTAGAAGGCCTTTTAATTGCGCTAGACCATATCGACGAAGTGATCCGCATCATCCGTGCTAGTGAAACGGATGCGGAAGCACAAGCTGAGTTGATGAGCAAGTTTAAGCTTTCTGAACGTCAAAGTCAGGCTATTCTTGATATGCGTCTTCGTCGTTTGACAGGATTGGAACGCGATAAGATTCAGTCTGAATATGATGAATTGATTGCCTTGATTGCAGACCTAACCGATATTCTTGCTAAACCAGAACGCGTAGTGCAAATCATAAAAGATGAATTAGATGAAGTAAAACGTAAATTTGGTGACAAACGTCGTACCGAGTTGATGGTTGGAGAAGTCTTAACTCTTGAAGATGAAGACTTGATTGAGGAGTCAGATGTCTTAATCACTCTTTCTAACAAGGGCTATATCAAACGTTTGGACCAAGGTGAATTTACTGCTCAAAAACGTGGTGGTCGTGGAGTCCAAGGTACAGGGGTTAAGGATGATGACTTTGTGCGTGAGTTGGTTTCAACCAGCACCCATGATCATTTGCTCTTCTTTACCAATAAAGGTCGCGTATACCGACTAAAAGGTTATGAAATTCCTGAATACGGTCGCACGGCCAAGGGATTGCCGGTTGTCAATCTTTTGAAGCTGGATGAAGGGGAGAGCATACAAACCATCATTAATGTTAAATCTGAACGTAGTGATGACGCCTATCTCTTCTTCACAACCCGTCACGGTATCGTGAAACGAACCAGTGTTAAAGAATTTGCTAATATCCGTCAAAATGGACTTAAAGCTTTGAATCTCAAGGATGAAGATGAACTGATTAATGTCTTGCTGACAGAAGAAGATACAGATATCATCATTGGTACTAAGTTTGGTTATGCCGTTCGCTTTAATCAATCAGCCGTTCGTGGTATGAGCCGTATCGCGACAGGTGTCCGAGGTGTTAACCTCCGTGATGGAGACACTGTAGTTGGTGCTAGTGTCATCACTGACCAGGACGAGGTCCTTATCATCACTGAAAAAGGTTATGGTAAACGTACTCTTGCAACTGAATATCCAACAAAAGGTCGTGGTGGTAAAGGGACGAAGACAGCCAATGTTGCTGAGAAAAATGGCCCTCTTGCAGGTCTCCTTACTGTTAAAGGAAATGAAGACCTGATGATTATCACGGATACAGGTGTTATGATCCGTACAAACGTTGCCAATATTTCACAAACAGGACGCTCAACTATGGGAGTTAAGGTGATGCGTCTAGACCAGGATGCCAAGATTGTGACCTTTACAACGGTTGATGCGGTAGAAAAAGAAGAAGTTGGGACTGAAAACGAAACAGAAGGTAAAGCATAA
- a CDS encoding DegV family protein: protein MTQVKIVTDSSVTIEPELLKELNITVVPLSVMIDGILYSDADLKEGEFLHLMQESKNLPKTSQPPVGVFAEVFEELGKDGSQILAIHMSHALSGTVEAARQGASLSTADVTVIDSSFTDQAMKFQVVEAAKLAQEGKDLETILAHVEDVKNHTELYIGVSTLENLVKGGRIGRVTGLLSSLLNIRVVMQMKDHELQPIVKGRGAKTFKKWLDELAETLSHKSVAEIGISYAGTNEWANEMKNVLQTYVEKPISVLETGSIIQTHTGENAWAILVRYHS from the coding sequence ATGACACAAGTAAAAATTGTAACTGATTCCTCTGTTACTATTGAACCAGAACTCTTGAAAGAATTGAATATTACAGTTGTTCCTTTATCTGTGATGATTGATGGTATCCTTTATTCTGATGCAGATTTGAAAGAAGGAGAATTCCTGCATCTTATGCAAGAGAGTAAAAATCTGCCTAAAACCAGTCAGCCTCCAGTAGGAGTATTTGCTGAAGTTTTTGAAGAACTGGGCAAAGATGGTAGTCAGATTCTCGCTATTCACATGTCCCATGCCTTGTCTGGAACTGTTGAAGCCGCTCGCCAAGGGGCAAGTCTCTCAACTGCTGATGTGACGGTTATTGATAGTTCTTTTACAGATCAGGCGATGAAGTTTCAAGTCGTTGAAGCTGCTAAACTTGCCCAAGAAGGAAAAGATTTGGAAACTATCCTAGCTCATGTAGAAGATGTCAAGAATCATACTGAACTCTATATCGGTGTTTCGACTTTGGAAAACCTAGTTAAGGGTGGACGTATCGGACGTGTGACAGGTTTGCTAAGTTCTCTTTTGAATATCCGAGTTGTGATGCAAATGAAGGATCATGAACTCCAGCCTATTGTAAAGGGGCGCGGTGCTAAGACATTTAAAAAATGGCTTGATGAACTAGCAGAGACACTTTCTCATAAATCCGTTGCAGAAATTGGAATATCCTACGCTGGTACCAATGAATGGGCGAATGAGATGAAGAATGTTTTACAAACTTATGTCGAAAAACCAATCTCAGTACTGGAAACAGGCTCTATCATTCAGACACATACAGGCGAAAATGCATGGGCTATCTTAGTTCGATATCATTCCTAA
- the sufB gene encoding Fe-S cluster assembly protein SufB: MAEERVEPKPIDLGEYKFGFHDDVEPVLSTGKGLNEGVIRELSAAKGEPEWMLEFRLKSYETFKKMPMQTWGADLSEIDFDDLIYYQKPSDKPARSWDEVPEKIKETFERIGIPEAERAYLAGASAQYESEVVYHNMKEEFEKLGIIFTDTDSALKEYPDLFKQYFAKLVPPTDNKLAALNSAVWSGGTFIYVPKGVKVDIPLQTYFRINNENTGQFERTLIIVDEGASVHYVEGCTAPTYSSNSLHAAIVEIFALDGAYMRYTTIQNWSDNVYNLVTKRAKAQKDATVEWIDGNLGAKTTMKYPSVYLDGEGARGTMLSIAFANAGQHQDTGAKMIHNAPHTSSSIVSKSIAKGGGKVDYRGQVTFNKNSKKSVSHIECDTIIMDDLSASDTIPFNEIHNSQVALEHEAKVSKISEEQLYYLMSRGLSESEATEMIVMGFVEPFTKELPMEYAVELNRLISYEMEGSVG; the protein is encoded by the coding sequence ATGGCTGAAGAAAGAGTTGAACCAAAACCAATTGACCTTGGTGAATATAAATTTGGTTTCCATGACGATGTAGAGCCTGTTCTATCGACAGGAAAAGGACTCAACGAAGGTGTTATTCGTGAATTATCTGCTGCCAAGGGTGAGCCTGAGTGGATGCTGGAGTTCCGTTTGAAGTCTTATGAAACCTTCAAGAAAATGCCCATGCAAACTTGGGGAGCAGACTTGTCAGAGATTGACTTTGATGATTTGATCTACTACCAAAAACCATCTGACAAACCAGCCCGTTCTTGGGATGAAGTTCCTGAAAAAATCAAGGAAACCTTTGAACGTATCGGGATTCCAGAGGCTGAGCGTGCCTATCTAGCGGGTGCCTCTGCCCAGTACGAGTCAGAAGTGGTATACCACAACATGAAGGAAGAGTTTGAGAAGTTAGGAATTATCTTTACAGATACAGATTCTGCCCTCAAGGAATATCCAGACTTGTTTAAACAATACTTCGCTAAGTTGGTACCTCCGACAGATAACAAGTTGGCAGCCCTTAACTCAGCAGTATGGTCGGGTGGAACCTTTATCTACGTACCGAAAGGTGTCAAGGTTGATATTCCGCTTCAAACTTACTTCCGTATCAACAATGAAAATACAGGTCAGTTTGAACGTACCTTGATTATCGTTGATGAGGGAGCAAGTGTACATTATGTAGAAGGATGTACAGCGCCAACTTATTCAAGTAACAGTTTGCACGCAGCCATTGTAGAAATCTTTGCTTTGGACGGAGCTTATATGCGCTATACAACCATCCAAAACTGGTCTGATAATGTCTATAACTTGGTAACAAAACGTGCGAAAGCTCAAAAAGATGCTACTGTTGAATGGATTGATGGAAACTTGGGTGCCAAAACAACCATGAAATACCCATCTGTTTACCTGGATGGAGAAGGGGCACGTGGTACCATGCTTTCGATTGCCTTTGCTAATGCTGGCCAGCACCAAGATACGGGTGCCAAGATGATCCACAATGCTCCACACACAAGCTCATCTATCGTGTCTAAATCCATCGCTAAAGGCGGAGGAAAGGTGGACTACCGTGGACAAGTGACCTTCAACAAGAATTCTAAGAAATCTGTTTCTCACATCGAGTGTGATACCATTATCATGGATGACCTGTCTGCTTCAGACACCATTCCATTTAATGAAATTCATAACTCGCAAGTTGCTTTGGAGCACGAAGCCAAGGTTTCTAAGATTTCAGAAGAACAATTGTATTACCTCATGAGCCGCGGATTGTCAGAATCTGAAGCAACCGAGATGATTGTCATGGGATTTGTCGAGCCCTTCACAAAAGAACTTCCAATGGAATACGCAGTTGAGCTGAACCGCTTGATTAGCTACGAAATGGAAGGATCTGTTGGGTAA
- the sufU gene encoding Fe-S cluster assembly sulfur transfer protein SufU: protein MALSKLDSLYMAVVADHSKNPHHQGKLEDAEQISLNNPTCGDVINLSVKFNEEDRLEDIAFLNSGCTISTASASMMTDAVLGKTKQEILELATIFSEMVQGQKDERQDQLGDASFLSGVAKFPQRIKCATLAWNALKKTIENQEDK, encoded by the coding sequence ATGGCACTTTCTAAACTTGATAGCCTCTATATGGCAGTGGTAGCGGACCATTCGAAAAATCCTCACCATCAAGGGAAGTTAGAAGATGCTGAACAAATCAGTCTCAACAATCCTACCTGTGGTGATGTCATCAACCTCTCTGTCAAGTTTAACGAGGAAGATCGCTTGGAAGATATCGCTTTTCTAAACTCTGGTTGTACCATCTCAACTGCCTCTGCAAGCATGATGACAGATGCTGTTTTGGGCAAGACCAAACAAGAAATTTTAGAACTTGCGACTATTTTTTCTGAAATGGTTCAAGGGCAAAAAGATGAGCGTCAAGACCAACTTGGAGACGCGTCCTTCTTATCAGGTGTTGCCAAATTCCCTCAAAGAATAAAGTGTGCAACTCTAGCTTGGAACGCTCTTAAGAAGACAATTGAAAATCAAGAAGATAAATAA
- a CDS encoding APC family permease, with product MNIFRTKDVSLGRTEMRRHLKLWDLILLGIGAMVGTGIFTITGTAAATLAGPSLVVSIVISALCVSLSALFFAEFASRVPATGGAYSYLYAILGELPAWIAGWLTIMEFMTAVSGVASGWAAYFKGLLSNYGISMPQALNGTFNPEQGTYIDLLPILVLILVTGLVLLNSKAALRFNSLLVVLKFSALALFILVGIWYIKPENWSNFAPFGFGQLYGGSTGIMAGASLMFFGFLGFESISMAVDEIQSPQKNIPRGIVFSLTIVTILYALVTIVLTGIVHYSKLNVDDAVAFSLRSIGIGWAANYVSLVAILTLITVCISMTYALSRMIYSLARDGLLPRSFKQLSKTSRVPKNATILTGVASAIAAGVFPLATIAAFLNICTLAYLILLAYGIIKLRKDKGMPKEGEFKTPLVPLLPILSILICLSFMLQYTKETWIAFGLALLVGLVIYFTYGYRHSTLSEEK from the coding sequence ATGAATATTTTTAGAACCAAGGATGTTAGTCTGGGACGAACGGAAATGCGTCGCCATTTGAAATTATGGGATTTGATTCTATTAGGAATCGGTGCCATGGTAGGAACGGGAATTTTTACCATTACAGGAACAGCAGCGGCTACACTAGCTGGTCCATCACTAGTGGTTTCCATCGTGATTTCTGCCCTATGCGTTTCCTTATCAGCCCTCTTTTTTGCAGAATTTGCCTCGCGTGTACCTGCAACTGGGGGTGCTTATAGTTACCTCTATGCGATTTTAGGAGAATTACCAGCTTGGATTGCCGGCTGGTTGACCATCATGGAATTCATGACTGCCGTATCTGGTGTGGCGTCTGGCTGGGCAGCTTACTTTAAGGGATTGCTCAGTAATTATGGTATCTCCATGCCTCAAGCCTTGAATGGAACCTTTAACCCTGAACAGGGAACCTATATCGACCTTCTGCCTATTCTGGTACTGATCTTGGTAACAGGATTGGTTTTATTAAATTCTAAGGCAGCCTTGCGCTTTAATTCGCTTTTAGTAGTTTTGAAATTCTCTGCTCTTGCCTTATTTATCCTAGTTGGCATTTGGTATATCAAACCTGAAAATTGGTCGAATTTTGCTCCTTTTGGTTTTGGTCAGCTTTATGGAGGAAGTACTGGGATTATGGCAGGAGCCTCTTTGATGTTCTTCGGTTTTCTCGGTTTTGAGTCAATTTCTATGGCAGTTGATGAAATTCAAAGTCCGCAAAAAAATATTCCCCGCGGAATCGTGTTTTCTCTGACAATTGTCACCATTCTCTATGCCTTGGTAACAATAGTATTGACTGGAATTGTTCACTATAGCAAACTCAATGTGGACGATGCAGTGGCCTTTTCATTGCGTAGTATCGGAATTGGCTGGGCAGCCAACTATGTTTCACTGGTAGCCATTCTAACCCTGATAACCGTATGTATTTCCATGACCTACGCTCTGTCTCGAATGATTTACAGCTTAGCACGTGATGGTCTTTTACCTCGAAGTTTTAAACAGCTAAGTAAAACTAGCCGAGTTCCAAAGAATGCGACCATCTTAACAGGAGTTGCTTCAGCCATTGCAGCAGGAGTCTTTCCGCTAGCCACTATCGCTGCCTTTTTAAATATCTGTACACTAGCTTATCTCATTTTGCTAGCCTACGGAATAATAAAACTCAGAAAGGATAAGGGCATGCCAAAAGAAGGAGAATTCAAAACTCCTTTAGTGCCGCTCTTGCCAATCCTTTCCATTCTTATCTGTCTTTCCTTTATGCTTCAGTACACCAAGGAAACATGGATTGCCTTTGGACTTGCTTTGTTGGTTGGACTAGTGATTTACTTTACTTATGGCTATCGTCACTCTACACTTTCTGAAGAAAAATAA
- a CDS encoding L-lactate dehydrogenase: MTSTKQHKKVILVGDGAVGSSYAFALVNQGIAQELGIIEIPQLHEKAVGDALDLSHALAFTSPKKIYAAQYSDCADADLVVITAGAPQKPGETRLDLVGKNLAINKSIVTQVVESGFDGIFLVAANPVDVLTYSTWKFSGFPKERVIGSGTSLDSARFRQALAEKLDVDARSVHAYIMGEHGDSEFAVWSHANIAGVNLEEFLKDTQNVQEAELIELFEGVRDAAYTIINKKGATYYGIAVALARITKAILDDENAVLPLSVFQEGQYGVENVFIGQPAVVGAHGIVRPVNIPLNDAETQKMQASAKELQAIIDEAWKNPEFQAASKN, translated from the coding sequence ATGACTTCAACTAAACAACACAAAAAAGTGATCCTTGTTGGTGACGGTGCCGTAGGTTCATCTTACGCTTTTGCACTTGTTAACCAAGGAATTGCACAAGAGCTTGGAATTATCGAAATTCCACAATTACACGAAAAAGCTGTTGGTGATGCGCTTGACCTTAGCCACGCCCTTGCCTTCACTTCACCTAAAAAAATCTACGCTGCTCAATACTCTGACTGTGCAGACGCTGATCTTGTTGTTATCACTGCAGGTGCTCCTCAAAAACCAGGTGAAACTCGTCTTGACCTTGTAGGTAAAAACTTGGCTATCAACAAATCAATTGTAACACAAGTTGTTGAATCAGGTTTTGATGGTATCTTCCTTGTTGCGGCTAACCCAGTTGACGTTTTGACTTACTCAACTTGGAAATTCTCTGGATTCCCTAAAGAACGTGTTATCGGTTCAGGTACTTCACTTGACTCAGCACGTTTCCGTCAAGCACTTGCTGAAAAATTGGATGTTGATGCTCGTTCAGTTCACGCCTACATCATGGGTGAACACGGAGATTCTGAATTCGCTGTTTGGTCACATGCAAATATCGCTGGTGTAAACCTTGAAGAATTCCTTAAAGACACTCAAAACGTTCAAGAAGCTGAATTGATTGAATTGTTCGAAGGTGTTCGTGATGCTGCTTACACAATCATCAACAAAAAAGGAGCTACATACTATGGTATCGCCGTAGCACTTGCTCGTATCACAAAAGCAATCCTTGATGACGAAAATGCAGTACTTCCACTTTCAGTCTTCCAAGAGGGTCAATACGGAGTTGAAAACGTCTTTATCGGTCAACCAGCAGTTGTTGGTGCACACGGTATCGTTCGTCCAGTAAACATCCCATTGAACGACGCGGAAACTCAAAAAATGCAAGCATCTGCTAAAGAATTGCAAGCAATCATTGATGAAGCATGGAAAAATCCTGAATTCCAAGCAGCTTCTAAAAACTAA
- a CDS encoding YitT family protein — MIRKVQPIITIILGAAIYAFGLTYFVVPHHLFEGGATGITLITFYLFKIPVSVMNLLINIPLFILAWKIFGPKTLYSSILGTLALSGWLAVFEHIPLRFDLQDDLIIVALVAGVLLGVGLGIIFNAGGTTGGSDIVARILNKYTNISIGKLLFSLDFIILMLILIIFQDLRLVTYTLLFDFIISRVIDLIGEGGYAGKGFMIITRHPDQLAKMINEELCRGVTFISGQGYYSKKDLKIIYCIVGRSEIVKLKDMIHKVDPQAFITITEAHEILGEGFTFKKENR; from the coding sequence ATGATCCGAAAAGTTCAGCCTATTATCACTATCATACTTGGGGCAGCTATTTATGCCTTTGGTCTTACCTACTTTGTAGTTCCTCACCATTTGTTTGAAGGCGGAGCAACTGGTATCACATTGATTACCTTCTATCTCTTTAAAATTCCTGTCTCAGTGATGAATCTCTTGATTAACATCCCTCTCTTTATCTTGGCCTGGAAGATTTTTGGTCCTAAAACGCTCTACTCTAGCATCTTAGGAACCCTTGCTCTTTCCGGATGGCTAGCTGTTTTTGAACATATCCCTTTACGTTTTGACTTACAAGATGATCTGATTATCGTAGCTCTTGTTGCTGGGGTATTGCTTGGAGTTGGTCTCGGCATTATCTTTAACGCTGGGGGTACAACTGGGGGATCCGATATCGTTGCACGAATTCTCAATAAATATACAAATATTTCGATTGGGAAATTGCTTTTCTCACTTGATTTTATTATTCTAATGTTGATTTTGATTATCTTCCAAGATTTGCGTCTAGTGACTTATACCCTCTTATTTGACTTTATCATCTCACGCGTCATTGACTTGATTGGTGAAGGAGGCTATGCAGGAAAAGGTTTTATGATTATCACCCGACATCCTGATCAATTGGCTAAGATGATTAACGAAGAACTTTGCCGTGGAGTAACCTTTATCTCAGGACAAGGTTATTATAGCAAAAAAGATCTCAAAATCATCTACTGCATCGTTGGACGCAGTGAAATCGTCAAGTTGAAAGACATGATTCACAAAGTCGATCCCCAGGCCTTTATCACCATCACAGAGGCTCATGAAATTCTGGGCGAAGGATTCACTTTCAAAAAAGAAAATAGATAA
- a CDS encoding class A sortase: MSHKKTKSKKNKRRNLFLNILAVFLILLSLALIFNSKIRDLFMVWNTNKYQVNQVTKENIDENLKTEGNFDFDSVKSISSEAVLAAQWDAQKLPVIGGIAIPEVEINLPIFKGLDNVNLFYGAGTMKPDQKMGEGNYSLASHHIFTAENASQMLFSPLVNAKAGMKIYLTDKDKVYTYEITEVKHVTPDRVDEIEDREGVKEITLVTCVDYNATERIIVKGIFKESKAYSETSEDILKAFNQPYRQRY; this comes from the coding sequence ATGTCTCATAAAAAAACGAAAAGTAAGAAGAATAAGCGTAGGAATCTATTTCTCAATATTTTAGCGGTTTTCTTAATTCTTTTATCCTTAGCTTTGATTTTTAATTCAAAGATTCGAGATCTCTTTATGGTATGGAATACCAATAAATACCAAGTCAATCAGGTTACTAAAGAAAATATAGATGAAAATCTCAAAACAGAAGGAAATTTTGATTTTGATTCGGTTAAATCTATTTCATCTGAAGCAGTTTTAGCCGCTCAGTGGGACGCTCAGAAGCTTCCTGTTATTGGAGGAATTGCTATTCCCGAAGTGGAGATTAACTTGCCAATTTTCAAAGGGTTGGATAATGTAAACTTGTTCTACGGAGCAGGAACCATGAAACCAGATCAAAAAATGGGAGAGGGCAACTATTCTCTAGCCAGTCACCATATCTTTACTGCTGAAAATGCCAGTCAAATGCTCTTCTCACCTTTAGTTAACGCTAAAGCGGGCATGAAAATTTACCTGACCGATAAGGATAAGGTTTATACTTATGAGATTACGGAAGTTAAACACGTTACTCCGGACCGAGTAGATGAAATCGAAGATCGTGAAGGAGTTAAGGAGATTACGCTGGTAACTTGTGTGGACTATAATGCGACTGAGCGTATAATTGTTAAGGGGATTTTTAAAGAATCAAAAGCTTATTCAGAGACTTCTGAGGATATTTTGAAGGCCTTTAATCAACCGTATAGACAACGTTATTAA